In a genomic window of Chryseobacterium sp. G0162:
- a CDS encoding serine hydrolase domain-containing protein, which translates to MIKNLMFLLPFCFLLSCKTETPLPPVDKKAIVDSTITAFQKTLLEQQIDSVFKKYHFNGSIAVFKDSLPLYRKENGYSDFKRKAKMDSSTIFAIGSISKQFTAVMILLQMEQGKLNVTDKVSKYLKEFQIKEYENITIHQLLNHTSGLNMMGGKLMFKSGTDFYYSNDGFNALGKIVETVSGKSYDDNALELFKKAGMTQSSTGDIFKGSDFASAYLGNTNKFQEVPNMPKRLGGKEIGTPAGGILSTIQDLHTWNNALYGGKILKPETLKLFMAKSAERRHAIFGKMGYAYGIMLNIGKPNSYFHSGYVKGSPSLNIYYPETKTSVIILSNIADEEKGKGLVFKPHIEVKKITDHLENTLTQLRSGH; encoded by the coding sequence GTGATCAAAAATTTAATGTTCCTTCTTCCCTTTTGTTTTTTATTATCATGTAAAACAGAAACTCCACTACCACCTGTCGATAAAAAAGCCATTGTTGATTCCACCATTACGGCTTTTCAGAAAACACTTTTGGAACAGCAGATTGATTCTGTATTCAAAAAGTATCATTTCAACGGAAGTATTGCGGTTTTCAAGGATTCCCTTCCTCTTTACAGAAAAGAAAACGGATATTCTGATTTTAAGAGAAAAGCTAAAATGGACAGTAGTACCATCTTTGCCATAGGATCAATAAGCAAACAGTTCACTGCTGTTATGATTCTTCTTCAGATGGAACAGGGAAAATTAAATGTTACGGATAAAGTTTCCAAATATCTAAAGGAATTCCAAATCAAAGAATATGAAAATATTACGATTCATCAACTTCTGAACCATACTTCCGGACTGAATATGATGGGAGGAAAACTGATGTTTAAAAGTGGAACTGATTTTTACTATTCCAATGATGGATTTAATGCTCTCGGGAAAATTGTAGAAACCGTATCCGGAAAATCATATGATGACAACGCATTGGAACTGTTTAAAAAAGCAGGAATGACCCAGTCTTCAACCGGAGATATTTTTAAAGGCTCTGATTTTGCGTCAGCCTACCTTGGAAATACAAATAAATTTCAGGAAGTTCCCAACATGCCTAAAAGACTAGGTGGAAAAGAAATCGGGACACCTGCCGGAGGAATTCTTTCTACTATCCAGGATCTTCATACATGGAATAATGCACTGTATGGAGGAAAGATTCTGAAACCGGAAACGCTTAAACTCTTTATGGCAAAAAGTGCAGAGAGACGCCATGCCATCTTTGGAAAAATGGGCTATGCCTATGGAATCATGTTGAACATCGGCAAGCCCAATTCTTATTTTCACAGTGGATATGTAAAAGGATCTCCTTCTCTGAATATCTATTATCCTGAAACAAAGACTTCTGTTATTATTCTGTCTAATATTGCAGATGAAGAAAAAGGAAAAGGCTTGGTCTTCAAACCACATATTGAAGTGAAAAAGATTACAGATCATCTTGAAAACACCCTTACTCAGCTTAGATCAGGACACTAG
- a CDS encoding pyridoxal phosphate-dependent decarboxylase family protein, whose translation MKEHLNNDSVNISHLLDIIKKQGTEYLKSLADRPTSINNALIPETIDLPEYGYGTEEVIKLFNNRFEPIMVGSAGPRYLGFVTGGTTPASIAGDWLTTIYDQNTQSTKGSGDISANVEMETVKLILELLELPDHFLGGFVTGATMSNFTCLAVARQWLGKEKGKDFAKDGVSETMKVLTATPHSSSIKSLSLLGMGSNNIIKIKTDGNDREAISIKDLEEHILKLDHEPFILISSGGTVNTVDFDDFMEIKKLKEKYTFWWHIDAAFGGFAACSEHYKHLVKGWEYADSITIDCHKWLNVPYESALFLVKEEYNRLQVETFQNSNAPYLGDPLNNFSYLNFLPENSRRLKALPAWFSLMAYGKQGYKDIVENNVSLARNFGRLIENSNDFKLLAPVRLNTVCFTLKDGKKQDEVEKFLEMLNSTGKVFMTPTFYNQRKGIRAAFVNWKTTETDVQLIFETMNSIITQLK comes from the coding sequence ATGAAAGAGCATTTGAACAACGATTCAGTGAATATAAGCCATCTGTTGGACATTATAAAAAAGCAAGGAACTGAATATCTGAAAAGTCTTGCAGACAGACCTACCTCCATCAATAATGCTCTTATACCGGAAACAATAGATCTTCCAGAGTATGGTTATGGAACAGAAGAAGTCATAAAACTATTCAATAATAGATTTGAACCTATTATGGTAGGATCGGCTGGACCGAGGTATCTTGGATTTGTTACCGGCGGTACTACTCCAGCTTCTATAGCCGGTGATTGGCTTACCACCATTTATGACCAAAATACCCAATCAACAAAAGGATCTGGAGATATTTCAGCGAATGTAGAAATGGAAACGGTTAAACTTATTCTTGAATTGCTGGAGCTTCCTGATCATTTTTTAGGAGGCTTTGTAACCGGAGCCACCATGTCTAATTTTACCTGTCTGGCAGTGGCCCGCCAATGGCTAGGAAAAGAAAAAGGGAAAGACTTTGCTAAAGATGGAGTTTCTGAAACCATGAAAGTTTTAACGGCAACTCCCCATTCATCATCCATAAAGTCATTATCTCTTTTAGGAATGGGCAGCAATAATATCATCAAAATTAAAACAGATGGAAATGATCGTGAAGCTATTTCTATTAAAGATCTGGAAGAGCATATCCTAAAACTGGACCATGAACCCTTTATATTGATTTCAAGTGGTGGAACAGTAAATACTGTAGACTTCGATGATTTTATGGAGATCAAAAAATTAAAGGAAAAATATACATTCTGGTGGCACATTGATGCCGCATTTGGAGGTTTTGCAGCGTGTTCAGAACACTATAAACATCTTGTAAAAGGTTGGGAATATGCAGACAGTATTACGATAGATTGTCATAAATGGCTGAATGTTCCCTATGAAAGTGCCCTATTTCTGGTGAAAGAAGAATACAATAGGTTGCAGGTAGAAACCTTTCAGAACTCAAATGCTCCTTATTTGGGTGATCCATTGAATAATTTCAGCTATTTAAATTTTCTTCCTGAGAATTCAAGACGTTTAAAGGCACTTCCGGCATGGTTTTCTTTAATGGCTTATGGAAAACAAGGCTATAAAGATATTGTAGAAAATAATGTTTCGCTGGCCAGAAACTTTGGAAGGCTGATTGAAAACAGTAATGATTTTAAACTCTTAGCTCCGGTTCGCCTTAATACAGTATGTTTCACCCTCAAAGATGGCAAAAAACAGGATGAAGTAGAGAAATTTCTTGAAATGCTGAATAGTACTGGAAAAGTTTTTATGACTCCCACTTTCTATAATCAGCGTAAAGGGATCAGAGCTGCTTTTGTCAACTGGAAAACCACAGAAACAGATGTTCAGTTGATCTTTGAAACCATGAACAGTATCATTACACAATTAAAATAA
- a CDS encoding diphthine--ammonia ligase gives MKPKALFNWSSGKDSALALYKILQQDQYEVCTLLTSINKEFQRISMHGVHILLLEQQASLLGIPLTKMELPKEPSMEEYQEIMNTTMAEIQAQGITHSIFGDIFLEDLRQYREKQLNTIGMQAVFPLWKQNTSDLIREFLHLEFKTIVTCVNGSYLDKSFAGRIIDQKFLDDLPDNVDPCGENGEFHTFTFDGPIFRSPVQFEIGETVKKTYPKPKTNPEDEDEEYIFWFCDLIPK, from the coding sequence ATGAAGCCTAAAGCCTTATTCAACTGGAGCAGCGGAAAAGATTCTGCATTGGCTCTTTACAAAATCCTACAGCAGGATCAATATGAAGTATGCACTCTATTAACCAGCATTAATAAAGAGTTTCAAAGAATTTCCATGCATGGTGTTCATATTCTTCTTTTGGAACAACAAGCTTCCCTCCTTGGCATTCCGCTTACTAAAATGGAACTTCCAAAGGAACCTTCTATGGAAGAATATCAGGAAATCATGAATACAACAATGGCAGAAATACAGGCTCAGGGTATTACGCACTCTATTTTCGGGGATATTTTTCTGGAAGATCTTCGTCAATATAGGGAGAAACAATTAAATACCATTGGGATGCAGGCTGTATTCCCTCTTTGGAAACAAAACACCTCCGACCTTATCCGGGAATTTTTACATTTAGAATTTAAAACCATCGTCACCTGTGTGAATGGTAGTTATCTGGATAAAAGCTTTGCTGGAAGAATCATTGACCAGAAATTTCTTGATGATCTCCCAGACAATGTAGATCCCTGTGGAGAAAATGGGGAATTCCATACGTTTACTTTTGATGGGCCTATTTTTAGAAGTCCAGTTCAATTTGAAATTGGAGAAACAGTAAAAAAAACTTACCCTAAACCGAAAACCAATCCGGAAGACGAGGATGAAGAATATATTTTCTGGTTCTGCGACCTGATTCCAAAATAA
- a CDS encoding M16 family metallopeptidase produces MKNLLVGTAVLFFTGIATPLFSQKAEAPKFVSNTEGVKEYTLGNGMKVLLVPDASQSNMVVNIIYNVGSKHEGYGEKGMAHLLEHMLFKSTKKLGDIKKQLSDKGGDANGTTWYDRTNYYEIFPSSDDNLKWALEMEADRMVNATILQTDLDKEFSVVRNEFEIGENNPGSVLMERIVSTAYLWHNYGNSTIGSKEDIERVKAPTLRKFYEKHYQPDNATLVVAGKFDEKQALNYISQYFSVIPRPTRVLDQTYTVEPAQDGERFVELKRSGDSKIVGALYHTAPYADKDYAALDALSEILTADPSGYLYKAMIDSHKAASVYSYQPTVRDAAFMYFGLEVPADKDVKAVEGEFRTELDKVSTIKYTEQDVARAKAKILKQIENTKNNTINFAIGLTEIVGAGSYKLGMLYRDNVEKLTLADIQRVADKYFKTNNRTVGVFVPSKDEIRVKNIEYSDGQIAALTKDYKGKALEKEVAPFEASIKNLKANLSEGKLSNGMKYGVIKKEIKGGKVLGSFRFPVSNAKDLSGKAQIGALMAQVMKTGTKTHTKEQIQDMLDQWKSSISFSFKGQTLSANINTYKEHLPKVMDLMKEILTESNFPEAELVKTVNEYNTYLEGSLNDPQALAFTEIGKVTENYPKESIYYTPSFKEQIEANKTIKRQELVDFYNKIIGSNNGVGTMIGDLDSKTASSLMENTFGKWNSKSNYEQIKPELFATKKEDKIYLTPDKENGAAVGKISFSMDRKSPDYPALLIANEMLGSGGFMTARIPMRLREKEGISYGAGSYMGVPADNNVASWGWYAFFNPTKKDAVNAALKEELNKAVKEGFTEEEFKSNLTSWLTSRKTSLGNESTLMGLVNTQLQYGIPLEDYDTLEAKVSALKVGQVNDVLKKYISEDKLTSVFAGDFNKK; encoded by the coding sequence ATGAAAAATCTATTGGTTGGGACTGCCGTCCTATTTTTCACGGGAATTGCGACCCCATTATTTTCGCAGAAAGCTGAAGCTCCAAAATTTGTAAGCAATACAGAGGGAGTAAAAGAATACACCCTGGGCAACGGGATGAAAGTCCTTTTGGTTCCGGATGCTTCACAAAGCAATATGGTGGTAAACATTATTTATAATGTAGGCTCTAAGCACGAAGGGTATGGCGAAAAAGGAATGGCTCACTTACTGGAGCATATGTTGTTTAAAAGCACAAAGAAATTAGGGGATATTAAAAAACAATTGTCAGATAAAGGAGGAGATGCAAATGGTACAACCTGGTATGACAGAACAAATTATTATGAAATTTTCCCTTCAAGTGATGATAACCTGAAGTGGGCTCTAGAGATGGAAGCCGACAGAATGGTGAATGCTACAATTCTTCAGACTGATTTGGATAAAGAGTTTTCTGTGGTAAGAAATGAATTTGAGATTGGTGAAAATAATCCAGGTTCGGTTTTAATGGAGCGTATTGTATCCACTGCTTATTTATGGCATAACTATGGAAACAGTACCATCGGAAGTAAAGAAGATATCGAAAGAGTAAAAGCACCAACGCTTAGAAAGTTCTATGAGAAACATTATCAACCGGATAATGCTACCCTAGTTGTAGCAGGTAAATTTGATGAAAAGCAGGCTTTAAATTATATTTCCCAATATTTCTCTGTAATTCCGAGACCCACAAGAGTTTTAGATCAGACCTATACTGTTGAGCCAGCTCAGGATGGAGAACGCTTTGTAGAATTGAAACGTTCAGGAGATAGCAAAATTGTAGGGGCATTATATCATACAGCGCCTTATGCAGATAAAGATTATGCAGCATTAGATGCATTATCAGAAATTTTAACAGCAGATCCTTCAGGGTATTTATATAAAGCAATGATTGATTCTCATAAAGCAGCTTCTGTATATTCTTACCAGCCAACAGTAAGAGATGCTGCATTTATGTATTTTGGTTTGGAAGTTCCTGCAGATAAAGATGTAAAAGCGGTAGAAGGTGAGTTCAGAACAGAGCTCGATAAAGTTTCAACCATTAAATACACAGAACAGGATGTTGCAAGAGCCAAGGCTAAGATTTTAAAGCAAATTGAAAATACTAAAAATAATACGATCAATTTTGCGATTGGGCTTACTGAGATTGTAGGAGCCGGAAGTTATAAATTAGGAATGTTGTATCGTGATAATGTTGAAAAATTAACCTTGGCCGACATCCAGAGAGTTGCGGATAAATATTTTAAAACCAATAACAGAACGGTAGGAGTATTTGTTCCTTCCAAAGATGAAATAAGAGTAAAAAATATAGAATATTCTGATGGTCAGATTGCGGCCTTGACGAAAGACTACAAAGGGAAAGCTTTAGAAAAAGAAGTGGCTCCTTTTGAAGCAAGCATCAAAAATCTAAAAGCGAATCTCTCTGAAGGAAAATTAAGCAACGGAATGAAGTATGGAGTTATTAAGAAAGAGATTAAAGGAGGGAAAGTGTTGGGAAGCTTCCGTTTTCCTGTAAGTAATGCTAAAGATTTAAGTGGAAAAGCTCAAATAGGGGCTTTAATGGCTCAGGTGATGAAAACCGGAACTAAAACTCATACCAAAGAACAGATTCAGGATATGCTGGATCAGTGGAAATCTTCTATCAGTTTCTCATTCAAAGGGCAAACATTATCTGCGAATATCAATACATACAAAGAACATTTGCCCAAAGTAATGGATCTGATGAAAGAAATCCTTACAGAATCTAACTTCCCTGAAGCAGAACTAGTAAAAACTGTTAATGAATACAATACTTATCTTGAAGGTTCTTTAAATGATCCACAAGCATTGGCATTTACTGAGATAGGAAAAGTAACGGAAAATTACCCTAAAGAAAGTATTTACTATACTCCATCTTTCAAGGAACAGATTGAAGCTAATAAAACAATCAAAAGACAGGAACTTGTAGACTTTTACAATAAAATTATAGGAAGTAATAATGGAGTAGGAACCATGATTGGAGATCTTGATTCTAAAACAGCATCTTCTTTAATGGAAAATACATTTGGGAAATGGAACTCTAAGTCTAACTATGAACAAATCAAACCTGAACTTTTTGCGACTAAAAAAGAAGATAAAATCTATTTGACTCCGGATAAAGAAAATGGAGCTGCTGTTGGGAAAATAAGCTTCTCTATGGATAGAAAAAGCCCTGATTATCCGGCATTATTGATTGCCAATGAAATGTTGGGTAGTGGAGGGTTCATGACTGCAAGAATTCCTATGAGGCTTCGTGAAAAAGAAGGAATCAGTTATGGTGCAGGTTCATACATGGGAGTTCCGGCAGATAATAATGTGGCCTCTTGGGGTTGGTATGCATTTTTTAATCCTACTAAAAAAGATGCTGTAAATGCAGCATTAAAAGAAGAATTGAATAAAGCGGTGAAAGAAGGATTCACTGAGGAAGAATTTAAATCCAACTTAACTTCATGGCTGACTTCAAGAAAAACAAGCTTAGGAAATGAAAGTACATTGATGGGACTTGTAAACACTCAGCTTCAGTATGGTATTCCTTTGGAGGACTACGATACACTGGAAGCGAAAGTTTCAGCCTTAAAAGTTGGACAGGTAAATGATGTTCTTAAAAAATATATCAGTGAAGACAAACTGACTTCTGTGTTTGCAGGAGATTTCAATAAGAAATAG
- a CDS encoding methylmalonyl-CoA mutase family protein: protein METQKYTPTNKVRIVTAASLFDGHDAAINIMRRVIQGTGCEVIHLGHDKSAEEVVNTAIQEDANAIALTSYQGGHNEYFKYIYDLLREKNSPQIKIFGGGGGVILPEEIKDLMSYGIDRIYSPDDGRELGLQGMIDDLVHRSDFATGKDVTADDLDLINFENSTSIARIISAVENFSEEKPELVKAIDEKSKDLNIPIIGITGTGGAGKSSLTDELVRRFLRSNTDKKIAIISIDPSKKKTGGALLGDRIRMNAINDPRVYMRSMATRENNVSVSPFIHSALNVLKLAHPDVIILETSGIGQSGSEVSDFADVSMYVMTPEYGASTQLEKIDMLDYADLVALNKSDKRGALDALQAVRKQFQRNHLLWESPLEDMPVYATKASQFNDHGTTELYNRLVSKVNDKFTDLELKTFVEQEITDEVTIIPPKRVRYLSEIVENNKQYDANVEKQAELARKLYHIEGVKNIISNEALDIEYQKAEKELQQENIDFLKTWDDTKKAFHAEFYSYFVRGKEIKVETSTESLSHLRIPKIALPKYNDWGDLIQWKGQENLPGSFPYTAGIYPFKRTGEDPTRMFAGEGGPERTNRRFHYVSAEMPAKRLSTAFDSVTLYGQDPALPPDIYGKIGNAGVSIATLDDAKKLYSGFDLVNALTSVSMTINGPAPMLLAFFMNAAIDQNVEKYIKENGLEAKVEAKLKEKFDDKGLERPKYKGELPPSNNGLGLQLLGLTGDEIIPAEVYAEIKAKTIATVRGTVQADILKEDQAQNTCIFSTEFALRLMGDVQEYFIKEKVRNFYSVSISGYHIAEAGANPVSQLAFTLANGFTYVEYYLSRGMDINDFAPNLSFFFSNGIDPEYSVIGRVARRIWAKAMKLKYGADERSQMLKYHIQTSGRSLHAQEIDFNDIRTTLQALYAIYDNCNSLHTNAYDEAITTPTEQSVRRAMAIQLIINKELGLAKNENPLQGSFIIEELTDLVEEAVYAEFDRITERGGVLGAMETMYQRSKIQEESMHYEWLKHTGEYPIIGVNTFLGKDGSPTVLPGEVIRSTEEEKQAQIESLHNFQKANEEKSEEALRKLQHAAINQQNLFEVMIDAVKFCSLGQITNALFEVGGKYRRNM from the coding sequence ATGGAAACCCAAAAATATACTCCAACCAACAAGGTAAGAATCGTAACCGCTGCGTCATTATTTGACGGACATGACGCTGCGATCAATATTATGCGTCGTGTCATTCAGGGAACTGGATGTGAAGTGATTCACTTAGGACATGACAAATCAGCAGAGGAAGTTGTAAACACAGCGATCCAGGAAGATGCCAATGCTATAGCATTAACTTCATATCAAGGAGGGCACAATGAATATTTCAAATATATCTATGATCTTTTAAGAGAAAAAAATTCACCACAGATCAAAATTTTTGGTGGCGGTGGTGGTGTTATCCTTCCGGAAGAGATTAAAGACCTGATGTCTTATGGAATTGATAGAATCTATTCTCCGGATGATGGCCGTGAACTTGGCCTTCAGGGAATGATTGATGATCTGGTACACCGTTCAGATTTTGCAACAGGAAAAGATGTAACAGCCGATGATCTGGACTTAATCAATTTTGAAAATTCAACAAGTATTGCCAGAATTATCTCTGCCGTTGAGAACTTTTCAGAAGAAAAACCTGAATTGGTAAAAGCGATTGATGAGAAATCAAAAGATTTAAATATTCCAATCATTGGAATTACAGGAACCGGAGGGGCTGGAAAATCATCTTTAACGGATGAATTGGTAAGACGTTTCCTACGTTCCAACACCGATAAAAAAATCGCAATTATTTCTATTGATCCTTCTAAAAAGAAAACCGGAGGAGCTCTTCTTGGAGACAGAATCCGTATGAATGCGATTAATGATCCAAGAGTATACATGCGTTCAATGGCCACAAGAGAAAACAACGTTTCTGTTTCTCCATTTATCCATTCTGCACTGAATGTATTGAAACTGGCGCATCCGGATGTGATCATTCTTGAAACTTCAGGGATTGGGCAATCAGGATCAGAGGTTTCTGATTTTGCAGATGTTTCCATGTATGTAATGACTCCTGAATATGGTGCTTCTACACAGCTGGAAAAAATTGACATGTTAGATTATGCTGATCTGGTGGCATTAAACAAATCCGACAAACGAGGGGCTCTTGACGCGCTTCAGGCGGTAAGAAAGCAGTTCCAGAGAAACCATCTTTTATGGGAAAGCCCATTGGAGGATATGCCTGTATATGCTACAAAAGCATCTCAGTTCAATGACCATGGAACAACAGAACTTTACAACAGATTGGTTTCAAAAGTAAATGATAAGTTTACTGACTTAGAACTTAAGACTTTCGTTGAGCAGGAAATTACAGATGAAGTAACCATCATTCCACCCAAAAGAGTGCGTTACCTTTCTGAAATTGTTGAAAACAACAAACAATATGATGCTAATGTTGAGAAACAAGCTGAATTAGCAAGAAAATTATACCATATTGAAGGGGTAAAAAATATTATTTCTAATGAAGCTTTAGATATTGAATATCAAAAAGCAGAAAAAGAACTTCAGCAGGAAAATATTGATTTCCTGAAAACATGGGATGATACAAAAAAAGCGTTCCATGCAGAGTTTTACTCCTATTTTGTAAGAGGAAAAGAAATTAAAGTAGAAACTTCTACAGAATCTTTATCTCACCTAAGAATTCCAAAAATTGCTTTACCAAAATACAACGATTGGGGTGATCTGATTCAATGGAAAGGCCAGGAAAACCTTCCGGGAAGCTTCCCTTATACTGCCGGAATTTATCCGTTTAAAAGAACAGGTGAAGACCCAACAAGAATGTTTGCGGGAGAAGGTGGCCCGGAAAGAACCAACCGAAGATTTCATTATGTATCTGCAGAAATGCCTGCAAAACGTTTATCTACGGCTTTTGACTCGGTAACATTATACGGGCAGGATCCAGCTTTACCACCAGACATCTATGGTAAGATTGGTAATGCAGGGGTTTCCATTGCGACTTTGGATGATGCTAAAAAACTATATTCTGGATTTGATCTGGTGAATGCATTGACTTCAGTTTCCATGACCATCAATGGTCCAGCTCCAATGCTATTGGCATTCTTCATGAATGCTGCCATTGACCAGAATGTTGAAAAATACATTAAAGAAAATGGATTAGAAGCTAAGGTAGAAGCTAAACTTAAAGAAAAATTCGACGATAAAGGATTAGAAAGACCAAAATATAAAGGTGAACTTCCTCCATCTAATAACGGATTAGGATTACAACTTTTAGGATTAACCGGTGATGAAATTATCCCTGCAGAGGTATATGCTGAAATTAAGGCTAAAACAATTGCTACCGTTCGTGGTACTGTTCAGGCTGACATTTTAAAGGAAGATCAGGCTCAGAATACCTGTATCTTCTCAACTGAATTTGCCTTAAGATTAATGGGTGACGTTCAGGAATATTTCATCAAAGAAAAAGTGAGAAACTTCTACTCTGTTTCCATTTCCGGTTATCACATTGCTGAAGCAGGGGCTAATCCTGTCTCTCAGCTGGCATTTACATTGGCCAATGGTTTCACTTATGTGGAATACTATCTGTCAAGAGGAATGGATATCAATGATTTTGCTCCGAACCTATCCTTCTTCTTCTCTAACGGTATTGACCCTGAATATTCAGTGATCGGACGTGTAGCCAGAAGAATCTGGGCAAAAGCAATGAAACTGAAATATGGTGCAGATGAAAGAAGCCAGATGTTGAAATATCATATTCAGACTTCAGGACGTTCTCTTCACGCTCAGGAAATTGATTTCAATGATATCAGAACTACCCTTCAGGCACTTTATGCGATCTATGATAACTGTAATTCACTTCACACGAATGCTTATGATGAAGCCATCACGACTCCTACAGAACAATCGGTAAGAAGAGCAATGGCGATTCAGCTGATTATCAATAAAGAACTAGGTCTTGCTAAAAACGAGAACCCACTTCAGGGATCTTTCATTATCGAAGAGCTAACGGACCTTGTAGAAGAGGCAGTATATGCAGAATTTGACAGAATCACAGAAAGAGGAGGTGTTCTTGGAGCTATGGAAACGATGTACCAGCGTTCTAAGATCCAGGAAGAATCTATGCATTATGAATGGTTGAAACACACAGGAGAATATCCAATCATCGGGGTGAATACATTCCTTGGAAAAGACGGTTCTCCAACCGTACTTCCGGGAGAGGTTATCCGTTCTACCGAAGAAGAAAAACAGGCACAGATTGAATCTCTTCACAATTTCCAGAAAGCTAATGAAGAAAAATCTGAAGAAGCGTTGAGAAAACTTCAGCATGCAGCAATCAACCAGCAGAACTTATTTGAAGTAATGATTGATGCGGTTAAATTCTGCTCTTTGGGACAAATCACCAATGCTTTATTTGAAGTGGGTGGTAAGTACAGAAGAAATATGTAA
- a CDS encoding DUF3667 domain-containing protein, protein MSHGKIREDKTCLNCGHQVEERFCPHCGQENTERRQPFYFLFTHFIEDFTHYDGQFWGTVKNLLFSPGKLTNTYLEGKRQKFVPPVKLYIFVSFITFFLFALFPPFNVNYGHTKKEEHNVPQATPVKNQVVQNIVEGIEIEKLRVKDSAKITQLNQAQNYIQDSLKKDSFQEGLISTLDTNNKIADDTNYRGYKTQEEYDKGTANKKNIFSFINDAFARKFFSLKEEGVKKGDILRNLVETSFHNLPKALFIYLPIFAFFLWIFHSKRKWWYFDHGIFTLHYFSFLLVSILILALLIKAAGLLSEYTFFPSLLSLIIFIISAYGLIYFFIAHRRVYKSHGIVSIMIGGIIFFLNLFAFIFLATGLALVSFLMLH, encoded by the coding sequence ATGAGCCACGGAAAGATCCGAGAAGATAAAACCTGCCTGAATTGCGGGCATCAAGTAGAAGAAAGATTCTGCCCTCATTGCGGACAGGAAAATACTGAACGCAGACAGCCTTTCTATTTTCTTTTCACCCATTTTATCGAAGACTTTACCCATTATGATGGCCAGTTCTGGGGAACGGTAAAGAATTTATTATTTAGCCCCGGGAAACTAACAAACACTTATCTCGAAGGAAAGCGACAGAAATTCGTACCCCCTGTAAAGCTCTATATTTTTGTCAGTTTTATTACATTCTTCCTATTTGCATTATTTCCTCCTTTTAATGTCAATTATGGACATACAAAAAAAGAGGAACACAATGTTCCTCAAGCTACCCCAGTCAAAAACCAGGTCGTGCAAAACATTGTCGAAGGGATTGAAATAGAAAAGCTGAGAGTAAAAGATTCTGCGAAAATAACACAACTTAATCAAGCACAGAACTACATACAAGATTCTTTGAAGAAAGACAGCTTCCAAGAAGGTCTTATAAGCACATTGGATACCAATAATAAAATAGCTGATGACACCAATTATCGGGGATACAAGACTCAGGAGGAATATGATAAAGGAACAGCCAATAAAAAAAATATTTTTAGTTTTATCAATGATGCTTTTGCCCGTAAATTCTTCAGTCTAAAAGAAGAAGGTGTTAAAAAAGGAGATATTCTAAGAAATCTGGTAGAAACTTCTTTTCACAATCTGCCTAAAGCCCTATTCATCTATCTCCCAATTTTTGCATTCTTTTTATGGATATTTCATAGCAAAAGAAAATGGTGGTATTTTGACCATGGCATTTTCACTCTGCATTATTTTTCATTTTTACTTGTAAGCATTTTGATATTAGCACTGCTCATTAAAGCTGCAGGCTTATTATCGGAATATACATTTTTCCCTTCTTTACTATCACTGATTATATTTATAATTTCGGCATACGGACTCATTTATTTCTTCATTGCCCATCGCCGGGTCTACAAATCACATGGTATTGTAAGTATTATGATTGGTGGAATTATATTCTTTCTCAATCTGTTTGCATTCATATTCTTAGCTACAGGATTGGCATTAGTAAGTTTTCTGATGCTCCATTAA
- the rplM gene encoding 50S ribosomal protein L13, whose amino-acid sequence MNTLSYKTVSANKATANKEWVVVDAEGQPLGRLASTVAKILRGKHKTNFTPHVDCGDNVIVLNAGKITLSGNKWADKTYIWHTGYPGGQKSMTAAELQKKDSLKVLEKSVKGMLPKNRLGSAILKNLYLYEGTEHKHEAQQPKTINVNEFK is encoded by the coding sequence GTGAATACATTAAGTTACAAAACTGTTTCAGCGAACAAAGCTACTGCTAATAAAGAATGGGTTGTGGTAGACGCTGAAGGACAGCCGTTAGGAAGACTAGCTTCTACGGTTGCAAAGATTTTGAGAGGTAAGCACAAAACGAATTTTACACCTCACGTAGATTGTGGTGATAACGTAATCGTTTTGAATGCTGGGAAAATTACGCTTTCCGGAAACAAGTGGGCTGATAAGACTTATATCTGGCATACAGGATACCCTGGTGGACAGAAGTCTATGACTGCGGCTGAACTTCAAAAGAAAGATTCTTTAAAGGTATTAGAGAAGTCTGTAAAAGGTATGTTACCTAAAAACAGATTAGGATCTGCTATCCTTAAGAACCTTTATTTGTATGAAGGAACTGAGCACAAACATGAAGCTCAACAGCCAAAAACAATTAATGTTAACGAATTTAAATAA